In one Silene latifolia isolate original U9 population chromosome 10, ASM4854445v1, whole genome shotgun sequence genomic region, the following are encoded:
- the LOC141607685 gene encoding uncharacterized protein LOC141607685, protein MLAASIPSEYRQQFASSRELEKRSSDLYRITQKPNETLRAFLNRFNKEKMFIPRCDVGTVVEAFRQGVLPHSDLYGELTKYPYHIFEDVQAKTLAYIRLEEDKSYKVAASSNTKDYEKTNRKSAGYNRGSSRRTTPYTRPDHSKVNLTQEQQGLIQRLDNMRPIVRWPRKVDNPNPRRDRTKWCEFHMDVGHTIENCFTLRKEVAYLLKVGYLKDLIKTKGSQSDQNISNQEQKQEHNLPPPPPLYEVKFINGGSEICGLTSSAAKKRARTT, encoded by the exons atgttggctgcatcGATTCCAAGCGAGTATAGGCAG cagtttgcaagcagtAGGGAATTGGAGAAACGTTCCAGTGACCTATACAGGATTACCCAGAAGCCGAATGAGACCCTCAGAGCTTTCTTGAACAGATTCAATAAAGAGAAGATGTTTATCCCTagatgtgacgttggaacagtaGTGGAGGCATTCCGGCAGGGAGTATTACCCCACAGTGATCTATATGGAGAACTCACCAAGTACCCCTACCATATCTTCGAGGATGTTCAAGCCAAGACGCTTGCTTATATTAGGCTAGAAGAAGACAAAAGCTACAAGGTTGCAGCATCTAGCAATACAAAGGATTATGAAAAGACGAACAGGAAAAGTGCAGGTTACAATAGAGGAAGCAGTCGCAGGACAACCCCGTATACCAGGCCTGATCATTCAAAAGTCAACCTGACACAAGAACAGCAAG GCCTGATCCAGCGACTTGACAACATGAGACCAATAGTCAGATGGCCCAGAAAGGTGGACAACCCAAATCCAAGGAGGGATCGGACAAAATGGTGTGAGTTCCATATGGATGTAGGACACACAATAGAGAACTGTTTTACTCTCAGAAAGGAGGTAGCCTACCTATTGAAGGTTGGATATCTCAAGGATCTGATCAAGACCAAAGGTAGCCAATCTGATCAGAACATAAGCAACCAGGAGCAAAAGCAGGAGCACAATCTTCCTCCACCACCCCctctctatgaagtaaaattcataaatGGTGGATCGGAAATTTGTGGCCTTACtagttcagcagcaaaaaagagAGCCAGGACTACTTAG
- the LOC141607687 gene encoding uncharacterized protein LOC141607687 translates to MQFGTANVRRILIDGGSSVNLIMLDVLKAMKINENQITKKSSVLVGFRGEIRNTLGEIYLPTYAEGVASYERFGVLDCLSSYNVILGRPWIHNVKAVPSTYHQCVEIPTE, encoded by the coding sequence ATGCAATTTGGGACTGCCAATGTAAGGAGGATCTtgatagatggaggcagctcggtTAACCTGATCATGCTGGATGTACTCAAAGCCATGAAAATCAACGAGAACCAAATTACTAAGAAATCCAGCGTCTTGGTAGGATTCAGGGGAGAAATAAGGAACACGTTAGGAGAAATCTATCTCCCTACCTATGCTGAAGGTGTTGCATCCtacgaaagatttggagtccttgatTGTCTGTCCTCTTACAATGTCATTCTAGGCaggccatggatccacaatgtcaaggCTGTTCcctcaacctatcaccagtgtgtAGAGATACCGACAGAATAG